The sequence GAGAGCGGTCTTGACAGTATTTGAGAATTTGACAACTGGGAATATAGCGGATACGGTATTTATCGCCCAAATAGGTGACTGTTGAAAGATCTAGATTGACGGAAGTTGCAGTGGGATAACAATAATTAATAGGTAAAGCAGCAAAGGGAATTTGATGCAGATACAGGTGGGGAATGATAATTAGTTCTTCAATTCCTGCCAGATGTTGGGCGATTAGGGTTTCAATCTGTAGATATTGAGATAATTCATTCAATAGAGAACTAAGTTTCGCCGCCCATTCGGCGCGGTTCTCTACATAGGGAACTAGCCAATTCTCAAAAATCCAGTTCTGTAAAGTTGCTTGTCCCTGTCCTTGGCAGATGTGCAGTTGAGGGGGTCGATTGGCAAACAGGATGAAGATATAAGTGTCTTCGTCCGTACTATAGAAGTTGAGAATGGCGGTGTCAGGGCGATCGATTAGTTTTTGCATCGTTGCCAAATCTGGGGCATCAACTTTGATTTCTCCAGCCAGGATGGGGTCTAATTGACGAATTTTTGCCCAGATAATTTGTTTTTGTGCTTCTAGTTGTTGAATTATTTCGCTATATTGCTCCAATGCTTCTCGGTTACTTCTAGTTGAGCTAGAAACAGTTCTAGATTCTGCCTCATTGTCAGAACCGTAACTATTTCTTTCTGCATCAATTTGTTGTTGCAGTTGTTGAAATTGTTGGAGATATTGTTGCACTAGAAGGGGAATTTCGCCATCTGAGTAGAGATCGTTACTTGCCATTAAGTCTACTAAGCGACGCGAACGAGATCTTTCAGTATATTCAATGGCTTTATCTATTTGACCTAGTTTGACGAAAGCTTGAATCAGGCGTTCGTAAACGTCGATGGCTTGGGCGATAATTTCTTGGCGGCGATCGTCGTTGGTTGCCCAACTGCGGCTGGTTTCTACGGCGGTAACTGCTGTTTGGTAGGCGGATATTGCTAGTTGCCAATTGCCTTGAGTAAATCCTAAGTTACCGAGATTTCGGCTAGTTTGCAAACATTCAATCGGAAAATCGGTTTGGGTACGGACTATCAGGGCATTTTCATAACCTTCAATCGCCCGTTCCAAATTCTGCGCTCTATCCCCTCTAATTCTGTTGCTGTAGGCACTAGCTAGGTTATTTTGAGTCATTGCCCAATCTACGGGAAAATCGGTTTGGGTATAGACTATCAGGGCATTTTCATAACCTTCAATCGCCCGTTCCAAGTTCTGCGCTCTATCCCCTCT comes from Merismopedia glauca CCAP 1448/3 and encodes:
- a CDS encoding CHAT domain-containing protein, with the translated sequence RGDRAQNLERAIEGYENALIVYTQTDFPVDWAMTQNNLASAYSNRIRGDRAQNLERAIEGYENALIVRTQTDFPIECLQTSRNLGNLGFTQGNWQLAISAYQTAVTAVETSRSWATNDDRRQEIIAQAIDVYERLIQAFVKLGQIDKAIEYTERSRSRRLVDLMASNDLYSDGEIPLLVQQYLQQFQQLQQQIDAERNSYGSDNEAESRTVSSSTRSNREALEQYSEIIQQLEAQKQIIWAKIRQLDPILAGEIKVDAPDLATMQKLIDRPDTAILNFYSTDEDTYIFILFANRPPQLHICQGQGQATLQNWIFENWLVPYVENRAEWAAKLSSLLNELSQYLQIETLIAQHLAGIEELIIIPHLYLHQIPFAALPINYCYPTATSVNLDLSTVTYLGDKYRIRYIPSCQILKYCQDRSPVFLSDRGTVEDADDTLVGARIEGEKIAQMLAISPEYRLVGKRQATVSNYRQVVRQVNLLHSSHHASSNLLKPLESQLLLADGRITLGELMTPAWRFPKLVDVFLSCCETNLGLTKITDDILTLATGFLCAGARSVCSTLWTANDIASAIFSLFYYQFQQQNYSRTQSLQQAQIKLRNLTGIELQEIYQREFVAQYQQTYKDLRQAKANRDREMAGTDAYLQAEEKYQQLSMMYHKSAEFKKALDLLGERAHPFAHPDYWSVFIISGLS